A genome region from Brassica oleracea var. oleracea cultivar TO1000 chromosome C2, BOL, whole genome shotgun sequence includes the following:
- the LOC106326536 gene encoding myb-related protein 340-like, with product MLDWGVDQVHQPNHDHDPYQKQQKQLQGCRKGPWTPEEDKLLTEYVTSKGEGKWSSVAKCAGLNRSGKSCRLRWVNYLRPGLKRGQITPQEEGIILELHSLWGNKWSTIARYLPGRTDNEIKNYWRTHYKKKDKSFSKQDKYKRSRKQLGMQPQPQNQRSQMVSQNHMNHDNEQNIASSFSYPTSVIHDQFHMPQSVTATSSDHSMIDEGNLWGSLWSLNDEDRPHRFGGGWEQRTAADISEKFNGDRIEAPPCGSGEYNYNGFYTGGYIF from the exons ATGCTTGATTGGGGAGTTGATCAAGTCCATCAGCCAAACCATGATCATGATCCTTATCAAAAACAACAGAAACAATTACAAGGATGTAGAAAGGGTCCATGGACACCTGAAGAAGACAAGCTTCTTACCGAGTATGTTACTTCCAAGGGGGAAGGAAAATGGAGCTCTGTTGCTAAGTGTGCAG GGTTGAATAGAAGTGGCAAAAGCTGTAGACTAAGGTGGGTGAACTATTTGAGGCCAGGGCTAAAGAGAGGACAAATCACTCCTCAAGAAGAAGGAATCATCCTTGAACTTCACTCCCTTTGGGGTAACAA GTGGTCTACAATTGCAAGATATTTACCAGGACGAACAGATAATGAAATCAAGAACTATTGGAGAACCCATTACAAGAAGAAAGATAAATCTTTTTCGAAACAAGACAAATATAAAAGATCCCGGAAACAACTAGGTATGCAACCGCAACCACAGAATCAACGATCTCAGATGGTATCTCAAAACCACATGAATCACGACAACGAGCAAAACATAGCTTCCTCTTTCTCTTACCCGACTAGTGTCATTCACGACCAATTTCATATGCCTCAAAGTGTTACAGCAACCTCAAGCGATCACTCCATGATCGATGAAGGTAACTTGTGGGGCAGCTTGTGGAGTCTAAACGATGAAGATCGTCCACACCGATTTGGTGGTGGCTGGGAACAGAGAACAGCTGCTGATATTTCTGAGAAGTTTAATGGTGACAGAATTGAGGCTCCGCCGTGTGGATCAGGGGAGTATAATTATAATGGATTTTACACGGGAGGTTATATTTTTTAA